A genomic stretch from Dissulfurispira thermophila includes:
- a CDS encoding UbiX family flavin prenyltransferase: MKKYILAITGASGSIFGVRLLEELLKVAEVHLAISANTFPIIKDETGIDWTKGKRSGVKDQRSKQKRTQDTIRKYFKTERLFFYEDKQIEAPIASGSFKTDGMLVVPCSMKTLSGIANGYANNLIERAADVVIKEGRPLLLSPREMPFSAIHLENMLKLARLGVKIAPPISAFYHQPKSLDDMVNFIVGKILDVFGVQHSLFKRWGN; the protein is encoded by the coding sequence ATGAAAAAGTATATCCTTGCCATCACTGGCGCAAGCGGCTCCATATTCGGCGTAAGACTCCTTGAAGAACTCCTTAAGGTTGCAGAAGTTCATCTTGCAATATCAGCAAATACATTTCCCATAATTAAAGACGAGACAGGCATTGACTGGACAAAAGGAAAAAGGTCAGGGGTCAAGGATCAAAGGTCAAAGCAAAAAAGAACACAAGACACAATTAGAAAATATTTCAAAACAGAGAGGCTCTTTTTCTATGAAGACAAACAGATAGAGGCGCCAATAGCGAGCGGTTCATTTAAGACGGACGGGATGCTTGTTGTACCATGCTCCATGAAAACCCTTTCAGGCATTGCCAATGGATATGCAAACAATCTCATTGAAAGGGCTGCTGATGTTGTGATAAAAGAAGGCAGGCCCCTTCTTCTTTCTCCGAGGGAAATGCCTTTTAGTGCAATACATCTTGAAAATATGCTGAAACTTGCTCGACTCGGCGTAAAAATAGCCCCACCTATTTCTGCCTTTTATCATCAGCCAAAGAGTCTGGATGATATGGTAAACTTTATTGTTGGAAAAATATTAGATGTCTTTGGTGTCCAGCACTCGTTATTTAAAAGGTGGGGTAATTAA
- a CDS encoding ArsR/SmtB family transcription factor, translating into MQRLAETFKVLGDSMRTKIIFALSQEELCICDIANLLGATKSAVSHQLRILRNMRLVKNRKEGKMVFYPLDDEHITNLFSECLRHVEEYD; encoded by the coding sequence ATGCAGCGTCTTGCAGAGACCTTTAAAGTTCTCGGAGACTCTATGAGGACAAAGATAATTTTTGCATTGTCGCAAGAGGAACTCTGTATATGTGACATTGCCAATCTTTTGGGTGCAACAAAGTCTGCAGTCTCCCATCAGTTGAGAATACTGAGAAACATGCGGCTTGTAAAGAACAGGAAAGAAGGGAAGATGGTCTTCTATCCCCTTGATGATGAGCATATAACCAATCTTTTTAGCGAATGCTTACGGCATGTAGAAGAATATGACTAA
- a CDS encoding phosphohydrolase, whose product MKESCPGSKEIRNPYPEELTCAYCMHKNEIWTDEPDTVCKQCGKTITRDMKPSCLQWCPAAKECVGAEKYERLMKKLSEQSS is encoded by the coding sequence ATGAAAGAGAGTTGCCCGGGAAGCAAAGAAATAAGAAATCCTTACCCTGAAGAGCTAACCTGCGCATATTGTATGCACAAAAACGAGATATGGACAGATGAGCCTGATACTGTGTGCAAGCAATGTGGGAAAACCATAACCAGAGACATGAAGCCTTCGTGCCTGCAGTGGTGTCCCGCAGCTAAGGAATGCGTCGGTGCTGAGAAATATGAGAGATTAATGAAAAAACTCAGCGAACAAAGCTCTTAA